From a single Gimesia fumaroli genomic region:
- a CDS encoding type IV pilus twitching motility protein PilT, which yields MEMNDLLHAAVDSNASDILLVTDAPPMFRIDGELKTTTLEALDPETIRDLCDQVLKEKQKETLEKQKDVDFAITIPRLGRFRFNIHVQRGSLAAAIRRFSNDVCTLNSLELPPVVEELTRLKTGLILVTGQTGSGKSTTLAAMVEAINHRDPKHIITLEDPIEYQFKHGKSLIEQREIGEDCPGFASGLKHVLRQDPDVIMVGELRDLDTIRVALQAAETGHLVLASLHVSSAAGVVDRLVEVFPPEEQSQIRSHLAESLRAVITQKLLPASFSKGRVAAVEIMLMNRAIQTSIRESTSHLIPGVISTNRRVGMQTMEQALKELLLNGKVEPDVIDEHLQELKGESSKEYSQGLLA from the coding sequence TGTTACACGCTGCTGTTGACAGCAATGCGTCCGACATTCTTCTGGTAACCGATGCGCCTCCGATGTTTCGGATCGATGGAGAGTTGAAGACAACGACCCTGGAAGCACTCGATCCCGAAACCATTCGCGACCTGTGCGATCAAGTGTTAAAAGAGAAACAGAAAGAAACCCTGGAAAAACAAAAAGACGTCGATTTCGCAATCACGATTCCTCGCCTGGGCCGCTTTCGTTTTAACATTCACGTCCAACGCGGTTCCCTGGCTGCTGCCATCCGTCGCTTTTCGAACGATGTTTGTACTTTGAACAGCCTCGAGTTACCGCCGGTTGTCGAAGAGCTAACCCGTTTAAAAACAGGATTGATTCTGGTCACAGGTCAGACGGGTTCCGGGAAATCGACGACTCTGGCCGCGATGGTAGAAGCGATCAATCATCGGGATCCCAAGCACATTATTACACTGGAAGACCCAATCGAATATCAGTTCAAACATGGGAAATCTCTGATTGAGCAACGAGAAATTGGTGAAGATTGTCCCGGTTTTGCCTCTGGTTTGAAACATGTTCTCAGGCAAGACCCGGATGTTATTATGGTAGGAGAGTTGCGCGATTTGGATACGATTCGTGTCGCCCTGCAAGCCGCGGAAACGGGTCACCTGGTTTTAGCATCCTTGCACGTTTCCAGTGCCGCCGGCGTGGTCGATCGATTAGTCGAAGTCTTCCCACCAGAAGAACAATCACAAATTCGCAGCCACCTGGCAGAATCTTTAAGGGCTGTCATCACGCAAAAATTACTACCGGCGTCATTTTCGAAAGGACGCGTGGCTGCGGTTGAAATCATGTTAATGAATCGTGCCATTCAGACCAGTATTCGCGAATCTACTTCGCACCTGATTCCTGGAGTCATTTCTACAAACCGACGTGTAGGCATGCAAACCATGGAACAGGCTTTGAAAGAACTGTTACTGAATGGAAAGGTTGAGCCGGACGTCATTGACGAGCATCTGCAGGAACTAAAGGGAGAGTCTTCTAAAGAATATTCTCAAGGTCTCCTGGCTTGA